The nucleotide window ATGTTTAAATATCAGTGTGCAGAAAGTCTCCCTTTGTCAAGAGGCCGGACCGGATCAAAACAGTTGATCCGAGGGCCAGGAAGCTTCGCAGTGAACCGCTGTCTTGAAGCATGAATGAGACCCTCTGCCGGGATAGAGCGTGGAGGAGGGGCCTTAGTGCCATATGGGGAACCGATTGTTGAAATGGATGCTCTCATTGGTGTAAAGTGCATCCGTTGTTTGGACTTTTGCCACATTCAGCATCCAACCGGTGACTCCTTCTGCAAACTTTTCACACACGTTAACTTCGAGCAGGGTGACCAGGCAGGGGGAAAACAATTGTTGACGTTTATATAGAGAAAGTGTAAACCCCAGATAGTCATTTAAGgaagaaatatatattaaaagtacaactattattgttattgttattattgaaatttaaatgtgaataatgGGTGTGCATGTCAAGAGATGGGTTAAGCCTCTGAGATCAATAATATTCTCATTATTCAACATCACAATCAATGCGTAAAGCTCATAACGTGTGTATTTCAATCActaattgttttgtatttacatcTATTTATTAATCCCAAAGCCACTTGTTAATTGTGGTTTTCATTCATTGCTcacccaaccggtcgaggcaggtGGCCGCCCACTTTGAGTCTGGCTCTAATAAAGGTTTCCTCCAGTTAAGAAGAAGTCTTTTTTCTCTATGTGTTTGCCCATTGGTGGAAACGTTGCTCTATAACTTTTAAGGTCTCAGCCTCACTACATATAAAGTGCCTTGACATAATGTACgttatgatttggcgcttaTATGCAcataaaattgaactgaattgtcCTCGGCTCCGAACAGtgtccgcagcagcagcagatcctgTTTGGTCTTTTCACTCCAGTCAAGCATTCAACACAAGTGCGCTCTCGACGGGCGCGCATTCAGCAGCCCTGCCGTCTGCCGCTTTGAACGCACTGATTCCGCTGAGGAGGCATCGCATCAGTGTCAGCGGCAACAATGGACGTCTGGTTGCTCCATCAATCTCCGCCAGCAGCGCGCAGGGCCCCGCTCTGATTGGCGTCCGGAGCGCAGCCTGACAGTGGGCCCGAAATGAGCTCTTAATCAATACAGGAGAAGCGTCTCCTCAAATCCACACTGCTCATGAATTCAGTCAAGGGGCcacatataaaatgtaatatatatatatatatttatgggAAGTGCTGTATTTGGATATAAAAGTAATCATTTGTGACAAAGTTAATCGAGCTGCTGATTTGGATCATTTCATGGAAAAGGTcttggaaaaataataaaataaactgcactAACTAACTAAAAGTGTTTGCTACACAacctcaatgttttcttttttcaataatgtaaataaataaaaactcaattTCAGACTTTTGTTCTCTAACTTTCTGTGGTTTCTTTTCAGCCTCAACAAAACGAAATTAAAGCTCCACCATGTTCTGGAGCATTTTTTTGCTGCCCAGAAATTAATTTCCGCTCCCGTTCGTTTGGTGTTGAAaaggaaagttttttttcttctccatccttGGTTCCTCGCCCCTCACCGAgaccattgtctctgtgtggagtttgtgcTCCCGGACAATGAATGTAAATCTCCCCCCTTTGGATCCCGCCCCAACCCACCATCTGCCAGCTCGGGACAAAGTCAGATGTTCCCCCAATTATGAGAGCAGTCTTGGGGAATCCATGCTCCCGAGTCCCCGCCCTGTCTCCGTCCCTCACACACTTCCCCaaaaacatgattgacagctccaTTTAACcgtgaaaaatctaaatatgatGACACACACTTAAATATGAAATTCCTCCAGACGCTGCTAATCTTCTGCCGGTCGGGCGTGCGCTCTCAAATTGCGCACATGGATGTGTTGGTTCTTTAACAGGAGGAGCACCTCTTGAACGGTGCAGACAGCGCAAGGTTCGTTTAATGCCTTGTTGAAAAACACTCATCAATTGACGCAGAGTGGACGGACGTGTGCGCAAAATTGAAGCTTCccctgcaaaataaaagttgCAGAAATTGAAGAGAATAGATTTAAAGCTGGAATTGAGCGGAATGCACCATTGCGCAGCGGTGGAGGCTTTAGAAACAGTTTTTCCAGCGTGTAAAACACAACTGATATTAGTGAGGTCATGGTGGTGAAATCCtgagtcagtttgaaataaGTCATTAATAAGTCGATAAGAAAGGTTTCTGAGATTGTTTTCTATCAAGAAGCCATTTGGACTTATCCCATTTCAGAAAAGGTGTATTCATCCATATATCCACTttggttatttatttgtattaaccAGGCtatgaattaaataaattataattataatttaatttgtctaaagacaaagagagggtTATAGCATTATGGCTGCAATCCATCTCAAGCTCAGACTCACAGAAAGTTTTAGATTTGGCAGAAAAAACTGGTCGTGCAGCAAAAGTGAACAGAAGAAATCCTTCTCTCCTCTACAGTGTTGTGTGATTTGCAGTGGATGACAGTCTGTGGGCAGTCCACGTGTCTCTCCACAGGTGcgagggagacacagagaggatgcGTGCGCCCTGATCATCCACACAACCCGCCAGGACCTGTCCAATAAAAGTGTGTGGTTTTGTCTCATTTGGCGAAGCTGTGAGCAGCAAGGGGCGAAaattagggggggggggattagtCAAACCACAAACGTCTTTCTAATCAATTTAACCCGTTGAGTCGGTCAGCCCGTGCGCTtcagggtggaggaggtggaggagggagggagaggatcagtgactgcTTAACCAAACAATGGGGTATCGTGTGCCGCTCGTCCTCTCCAGCATTCCCCTGCTCCCATGGGACACCCGGAGCCACTCTCTGAGGATGGCACGGTGTCCACGGAGGTCAGAGGGGGgcgtggcgtgtgtgtgtgtgtgtgtgtgtgtgtgtgtgtgtgtgtgtgtgtgtgtgtgtgtgtgtgtgtgtgtgtgtgtgtgtgtgtgtgtgtgtgtgtgtgtgtgtgtgtgtgtctgtgcttgcaGGGGGATGCTCTGGGGGCGCAGCAGCTGGTCCCcgtccctcctctcctccgctgaATACAACAGAGCTGCTGCGGCCCACCACCCTCCCAATCGATCGCCATATAttgctcttgtttttgttttgtttacttacTTAGGCAAGGGATTCGGATCCCCTGGGGGAGCGACCACATTTAGCCTCATTCCTCAAtaccaaaaaaactaaaatccacAAAACTCTTAACACACATTTGGATCCATCTCAATACAAGAGCTGCACTTAAATCAATTCCTCCAAGGGAAATACACAAGGCAGCTACATGAGAGGAGCCTGAAGAGGATTTGGTCAGAGTTATTGATGTATGATAAAACTTTCACTGTTGTACTTCTGAATATCACACGCTGTAAGACCTGCATTACTATTACAAGTGTGTAAtgatttttaagttttataaaGTGAGACATTTTTGGTTTTCTGGAGAATTGGGTGAACATATTTTTTACCTCTAGCATCTGCTCGGCACATTATTCCAAACTTTGATATGCTGAACCTCTCACACCACACACTCCGTCTCATCACATAACATTAAAAGCACATGTGCAGTTAAAGACATTTATGATGTTTCCCCTTTTACTGAAGTGAGTTAAGTTATTCATTGTGTCATGCAAGTGCCCACTTGAATGTGCAAGACTCCAGAAGTACTGTCGAGAGGTGGTTCAGCATTTGTCTGACAGGAAACGAACTTCTTACCAATAAGCGTAATGTTATTGTCTACATAGTGTCCCAGTTAATACCAAGGCAGTGTTTTGCTACTAGGCTGCGTGTCATCTTGATTTTACTTGATGTGATTCAAGAGATGAGTAGTGCTGTTGCTTGTGAGTGAAGCAGCAACAAATGGGTTTATCGTCCTTATGCAGGTTTTTTATTACCAGGGTTTGGGTGCACACAATGGTCTggttttttacatttcagcatTTTTCTGTGGCAGATATCAATAGTTTGGATTGACGGTCAGATTTAAGTCTAACAATAATCATTTTGAGATTTTGCCCTGTTACGTTCTGGTCTTTGTTGTCCAAAACAACAAGTGACTCCATGTAAATCAGTCTGCGTTGTGAAGTGAGCATTTGTTTTAAGAGGAAAAGccagtgtgtggagtttgtctGGAGAGACCCTATTGCATTTTTACGTTACCTAAAGGCCACTGTAGATTCTTCTACACACTTGGAAGGAGagaaacactgaacctttaaatacacattcacaaagTATTCATTTCTACACCTGCAAAAGCCTTTTACGCATGTGCAATTATTTCTCTGTTATAGATTCTCTATTATATCTCTCAAGTATGCAGAAGactttttcacacatgcacaaaatattACCTTTATTTGATATTCAACAGTGCTTACACTACAGTTTACATACATTCAAACTCTTAAAACAACTTCAACTGCCTCTTCACACATATCCAGGACATCATCAAAGTTTAGCTTCAGGTTTTACAAAAGGCAACAAACCCACTGCAGTTCCTTCAGAATTGGTATTTCCTactaattattttgtaattaattCATATCCTAGTTTGTAGCAACACAGATGTACTGCAGGTCAAATCCACCTATactcattatcattatcattttgCTAAACTTTTCACCCACTTTCTGGCTGGCAAATACAGTAAATCCGTAAAACAGTTCTTCTTGACCATTTGTAtacagtgcagctttaaatgatGCTTGTGCCAGCCTTGCTGTCCTTGTTAAGTTGTACGccactgccatctgctggtctGCCTACAGACATCGTCAGCTGGGCCTGCTTACAAACATGATCTTCCATTTGTTCTGTATCATCATAATTGTCTTTCAGATGCAGAAGTTAATCTCTACAACAAGAATGAATAATGTCCGGAATAAAGTGACTCAAAGTCATACACTTACTtttggaagaaataaaagagtgcCCCGAAAGATCAGCAAAAAATACAGCCTTTTGCAGTTTTAGCTTAATTAACTTATTAGATTCACTTTTCAGATGTAACACATATCAAGTCAGATAATGTCCTgtcttttttcacatttttccacagacaaataaacaaagtagttatcacacataaacaaatgtgTGATAACTActgacctcttttttttttacatttgaccaTTCCATATAAAGCTTTTAAACTGTCTTAAACTTAAGCTTTTTTAGACACTTTGCTTTCTGTCAACAAAGTTCCGAACAGAAATTTGCGACTTCAACAAACTCAGCGTTGCTCTACTACACTCGAAGGTGCAGTCTTTTGAGGATGTCAAGGAGAAGCAGTTGTGTCAGCAGTCTCTGACTCGGTGAACAGCAGATGCCCTGAAAAGAAGCTGTCACTGGTCAGACCATTGCCATCATGGTTGGCCAACAGACAGACCTTGTCTCCCTTCTGAAGCTTAATATACGCGTTGCCACTTGCTGTGATGTAGCCGCTATGCCGGGTGGTGAATGAGTGCACAATCAGTTTTCCGTTATGAATCAGATCCACGCTCGCAGCTTTCTGGAAGATTGTGCAGTGGAACTGGAACTCATAGACACCTGGTTGCGCACAGGTGAAATACCCTGTCGATACATCATAGCTATTCTGTCCATTGTAGATTACCTCATGAAATGAAATTGGCATGCCAGCTTCAGGAAAATTGTTGCCCAGTCGCACAGAGAAGGCAACTTTGTTGTCAATGTGAGGGTGTTTAGTGGGTTTCGGGGTGGCTGGGACTCCTGTGAATAAAGAAATGGGTACAATCAAACCACAGAACTATTCCATTTTAAAATAAGGCATCTAGTATatcaatttcaatatttttggaTTATCAAACAGGGAGTGGCAGATTTATTTGGTAATCAATGTGAATCTAAAGAAAATTCAAGGGAAGAAATCTGTTATCTCCAAAATACTTCATGTTGCCTTCGATGATCCTCTGTCAACTGTGACAGAGAGGACTCAACTCACCATCCTCATTCCATGGGCTGAGGTCAAAGGCAGGGATGTCCTTACACTGAGTGTATCCTGACCCACGAGGTCGGTACTGGAAGGGTCTTTTAGGTACCTCAGTGATACCAGTGTTGTCACAGATGATGCGGGCAAGTGATGTTTCCCTCAGGGACGCCCTCTGAGCGTCAGTGAAGACTCCGTTGTTCTCCCACCAAAGTCTGAAATTGGACACTTTGTTATCATTTTGAGTCTCTGGTTGTATAAATGACTATAAAGGTGCAGTTAGGTGAAGTTATGTCTACATAATTAGAAACATGAGTTAGATAATATACCGGTCTCCCTGGCGGATCTTCTGGAACTGAGTGGCAATTAGGCAGGCAAAGAGGGGTCCCACTCTACCACCACGGACAAACGGCTCAGCCACTCCTCCCATCCACACGTCGATGTTGTCAGGTGTGTGATAGAGATCCAGAAGTTTCTTGGCCATATCTGTGTTGTTCAAAACACTTGCCAGCTCTGTCAGATTTTTGGGTTGCGAGAGCCCGCAGTGCTTGCGCCATTTGTTGTATCCTAAAAAGAGCCACATGTTCAATTTGACACATAAGCCTTTACAAAGATGAAGGATACaaactgtataaaaaaacaataaatacctGGGAGTCCAtggtctctgcctctctgcaaATTAAGAGCGGCCAGATCAAGCGCCAAATCACTGGAGAACTTGAACAACTTGTTCCTGAGCTCCTCAGGcatcatgtgtttctgtgaagacAGCTTGGCCTGGTGGCCTATTAGCCCCCGCAGGATTGGGTCCAAACCACCTAAGGAACGTGGACAATCATTTCATGATCAGTTGAATCTCACCTCTCTTCAGGGAACAACTAAGAAGTCATGATCCATGAGTAGTGCACTGTAGATGACTGGTTGCAGCAGTTGAAGCCGATTGTTTCCACAAAGGCAGTAAAGTGGTTAAAGGCTGATTTTCCATTGAGCTGAATCATAAAAATTAGGGATCGTGGCCATACCTTCAAAGATCAGCCTCCATGGTGTGAAGAAGGCTTTGTGCAGTAGCGGGCTGGGATAATCACGGTGCTCCTGGTATTTCTCATCAAAACGGTAAATAAATGGCTGAATCAtcaggtgagcaaatctgtAGGCAGCTGTGGCAAACACATTGGAGATGCTGGGGTCCACTTGTTCATCATAACCAGGGTAGGTGGACAGCTGCTTCGCAATTAAGTCTGGACCGACAATGTGGAGCAAGTAGTCTCTGTAGGTGAgaacctgaaaaacaaaagagaaactgagTCAGTTGAAGCAGACATAAATGCAAGACTTGTGCTGCTCATGCCGCTAAGCTGTGACAACCCTCTCTAAGCTGGTGGCAGTCAGCAGCATTACATTTTGATATTGATATTGGTAATTGTAGTCACTAtttaaatttcctttttcatttctttaaaataaaattattttttagtAACAATTCATGTGTGGTCTTCCCTCCTTTGTGCAGCCTTGTGCTGGGTTGTGACTAAGCACCTGAAAGTATGCTCCCATGATCTTGCGGGCCTCCTGGTAGAGTCTCTCTCCGTCCCAGTGAGGGTTGGGTTTTGCCAGGGCACGTACCAGACGGTTGTGCTCACGCATGAACAGTGTGTGCAGAGAGGTCAGAGCGATGTTCTCATTGGTGCGTTCATCGCCTGGGAGACAAAGCataggaaaatgttttaataattacaACCACAATGTGTGATTGAAGCTTGCAATGCACTTTGTATGTCAACGTTTTTGCTTCCACTCACCAGCCACAAAGCAGGGCACCTCCTCAGCATTGACGTTTTGAGTAATGCGGGCTCGTGTCGCGCAGATGTTGGCACCTGTGACGAAGAACGGCAGGAGCTCGCGGCCATTgtctttgtactttgtgttgacCCTTAAAAGGCCGCTCTTTTTGGAAAGGTTACGGAGGAAGCGAGCTTTGGTATGATCTGAACCGTACACCTGGCCCACGTCAATGACAGCTGTGATAGCGTTCATTTGCTGACGAACATTGCTGGCACCGAAGAGGTGACCTGTGTTGCCAGAACCACAACCGGCTGCTGAGCGGAAGAAGGGCATGCATTCTTCTGAGTGATTGACGAAGCGTTGGTCTCCACTGGGGATCTGTTTTGATGACAAGAGGCCGCTatcatttagtgtgtgtgtgtgtgtgtgtgtgtgtgtgtgtgtgtgtgtgtgtgtgtgtgtgtgtgtgtgtgtgtgtgtgtgtgtgtgtgtgtgtgtgtgtgtgtgtgtgtgtgtgtgtgtgtgtgtgtgtgtgtgtgtgtgtgtgtgtgtgtgtgtgtacttttggGATAACTTGTCTCTTGTTCTGTACTGTAATGATACTGACCTTGATGGGGAAACAGGGTTCTGTGCGTTCGCAGCTCTTGTCACAGTTGATACCATTACTGAATGAGCTGATGGCAGGAGAATGAGGAGTGAAGGTCAGGTCGTGGTCGATCCATTGGCCGTACATTGTCACCATGAAAGTGTACAATGGGTCACTCTCCACATCAGCATTAGCTGTGCTAATAATACGGTTGGACACGTCCCTCACCTGCGGATTTGATGCAGACAATCAGCACCTTGGTGAAAATTTGTGACAACCTCTcatttttgaaaatacattAAGCATCACTACAGATGtgattacattttcagtttctgcttCCTTTCTTTACAGGAGCACTGGTCATCTCTGTACTTTCTACTACTtactatttatttacatttaaaatatatatttaaccaCAGTACCAATGGCAGCAAATGATTGTTGATCTTCTGCTTAGGGTCCCATCCTTTGGGCAGAGAGATATTATCCTGGTACTCAGCAGGAAGCCAGCGGGTGAAAGGTGTGTTAGCAGACCCCCAGCGAGGGTGTTTtctgagaaaaaataaatccttcgttgtctttttgtcttttacatgaTTGTACCATATTTGACATGTAGGCTACCGGTCTTTGACATTACTGGTGCTATTTTTCAAAAGGAATGTTACTGCTCCAATTATacacaatcattttaatatcTGGATTTGGTAAATGAATTGAAGAAAAGGACAGAACTGGGAAGAAAGTTACAAATTGGCCCCAGGGGCAGAAACTAAGCAGTCAATTAGCTGAGAACATGTCTGTGATTTGCTCTCCCTGGGTCCTCCATGAACTACTCAGCAGCTGCCTCACCTGTTGTTGCAGACATTGCTCGCAGTGCGAAACTTGTCTAAGTTTGGAGTGGTGCTGCAGGAAGGGGCACGATCCCGGGGAGAGCAGCCTGTCAGTTTAGCAATGACCTGCAGATCCTCTTCAGAGATCAGATCTAATTCAACGGGCAGAGAAATGGCAACTCAGCTCTCTCCGAATGGCAAATATTTGTAGGTGAAGTTGGAGAATGTGTGAAAGGTTACACACCTGTGGTGTTGATGGAGCGTTTTTGGCGTCTTTGCAGAGATCCCTTGAGCAGTGACACAGTGATGTCCATATAGTCTGCAGCCCGCACAGCATTGCGGGTCAGCCCAGCAGGCTGCTTCAGCAACCGCAGTATGTCCGAAGGATTTGCTGTATTCCTCCTCACACGTGCGATGCTCCTGTATATATTTCATTCAGAATATCGTCAGTGTCATTTTATAAAACTGATCGATGTTTATCTAATTTTTCAATTAGCGAATAATTGACAATACACAAGTCCAGCCAGTTTTTACACCTACTCTTTTCGGGAGGTCAGATAAGTATTGTCCACAGTGGCCTTGGCCGCAACCACAGCTTTCTCAATAACACTCCTGCTCAAACGAGATTctgcaaaataataatgatgagaaatgaatataacaataaatgaacaaataaataaaatacattttaaatattaatgataatgattTAGTTACCATTATCACTGGCgttttaacatttcattcatgTCACAAAGTCATAgtattttacaaaacatttatagaaacaactgaagaacaaaacatttgtgttcaaGACAAAAATGAAGGAATAAATTGAGAATATTTAGATcaataatgcatttttttagCTGTTCTGTGATAATAGAGGTAAAACTCACCTGCATTTACGTGACATTGCATGTACAGGTAAAGACCCGCAGccagcacacacagaaagtgattcatctgaagaaaaagaaaataaaaagcaaaagtaTTCACCACATTATGCAGTCACTCgtcaaattataaaaaataattattcagTTATATacatatgtttatatataagtataattTTCAGAATTAACGTTAAACAGCTTGAAAAATATAATGGAAAACACGTTTAATTCAATCTAATAAATTACAGCACATTTACTGTAGGctatgaaaataaacaacatatgtaaaaacaaataaataataacctTTGTAGTCAAGTTGAAGCTTGGGTCCTCTAATGGTGTGTGTATCATCCAGCTTGAGTGTCAGATGTCAGAGGTGTCTGTTTCTTTATAGTGGCTGAGTTTGACGTGACATCTCAGGTTCCTCCTCCTGAaatccttttcttcttcctcattcCTCCTCTGGAGAAGAGACTGCAGTTCAATTGAGTAATGTGTTCATTACGGGAACAGGGCTGTGGTTGTGgctgtaaaaaacatcaaagtTATTAATACATCAATGATAATTACACCAA belongs to Hippoglossus stenolepis isolate QCI-W04-F060 chromosome 9, HSTE1.2, whole genome shotgun sequence and includes:
- the LOC118114982 gene encoding eosinophil peroxidase gives rise to the protein MIHTPLEDPSFNLTTKMNHFLCVLAAGLYLYMQCHVNAESRLSRSVIEKAVVAAKATVDNTYLTSRKESIARVRRNTANPSDILRLLKQPAGLTRNAVRAADYMDITVSLLKGSLQRRQKRSINTTDLISEEDLQVIAKLTGCSPRDRAPSCSTTPNLDKFRTASNVCNNRKHPRWGSANTPFTRWLPAEYQDNISLPKGWDPKQKINNHLLPLVRDVSNRIISTANADVESDPLYTFMVTMYGQWIDHDLTFTPHSPAISSFSNGINCDKSCERTEPCFPIKIPSGDQRFVNHSEECMPFFRSAAGCGSGNTGHLFGASNVRQQMNAITAVIDVGQVYGSDHTKARFLRNLSKKSGLLRVNTKYKDNGRELLPFFVTGANICATRARITQNVNAEEVPCFVAGDERTNENIALTSLHTLFMREHNRLVRALAKPNPHWDGERLYQEARKIMGAYFQVLTYRDYLLHIVGPDLIAKQLSTYPGYDEQVDPSISNVFATAAYRFAHLMIQPFIYRFDEKYQEHRDYPSPLLHKAFFTPWRLIFEGGLDPILRGLIGHQAKLSSQKHMMPEELRNKLFKFSSDLALDLAALNLQRGRDHGLPGYNKWRKHCGLSQPKNLTELASVLNNTDMAKKLLDLYHTPDNIDVWMGGVAEPFVRGGRVGPLFACLIATQFQKIRQGDRLWWENNGVFTDAQRASLRETSLARIICDNTGITEVPKRPFQYRPRGSGYTQCKDIPAFDLSPWNEDGVPATPKPTKHPHIDNKVAFSVRLGNNFPEAGMPISFHEVIYNGQNSYDVSTGYFTCAQPGVYEFQFHCTIFQKAASVDLIHNGKLIVHSFTTRHSGYITASGNAYIKLQKGDKVCLLANHDGNGLTSDSFFSGHLLFTESETADTTASP